The following proteins are co-located in the Schistocerca nitens isolate TAMUIC-IGC-003100 chromosome 2, iqSchNite1.1, whole genome shotgun sequence genome:
- the LOC126237529 gene encoding histone-arginine methyltransferase METTL23, translating into MTNRSTVFILVHFRYNSPMSDGVSEQVKKFVFKSVNNRASENEIETLEILIPEQLQAGYSFYTWPSAPVLAWFLWEHRRELPGKHILELGSGTALPGIVAAKCGAAVTLTDNACLPKSLQHVKRCCEINGLQPNQARVIGLTWGLFLSSIFSLGQVDLILGSDCFYEPGVFEDIIVSVAFLLEKNPHAKFLCTYQERSADWCIEHLLHKWRLQCEHIPLNNLGTESGIDTSELMQDHTIHLLEITRA; encoded by the exons ATGACTAATCGAAGTACCGTGTTTATCTTAGTTCATTTCCGGTATAACAGTCCAATGTCTGATGGGGTTTCAGAGCAAGTGAAAAAGTTTGTTTTCAAATCAGTTAACAATAGAGCGAGTGAAAACGAGATAGAGACGCTAGAAATACTGATACCAGAG CAACTTCAAGCAGGTTACAGTTTCTACACGTGGCCATCAGCACCGGTACTTGCATGGTTCTTGTGGGAACATCGACGTGAACTTCCAGGAAAACATATACTGGAACTTGGTTCGGGCACCGCGCTTCCAGGGATTGTCGCTGCAAAGTGCGGTGCTGCTGTAACATTAACGGATAATGCTTGTCTACCGAAGAGCTTGCAACACGTGAAACGGTGTTGTGAAATAAATGGACTCCAACCAAACCAGGCAAGAGTCATTGGTCTGACTTGGGGACTTTTCCTATCAAGTATATTTAGCCTTGGTCAGGTAGATCTCATTTTGGGATCAGATTGTTTCTATGAACCAGGTGTGTTTGAAGACATTATCGTAAGCGTTGCGTTCTTATTGGAAAAGAATCCACACGCAAAATTTTTATGCACTTATCAGGAACGCAGTGCCGACTGGTGCATAGAACATTTATTGCACAAGTGGAGACTGCAGTGCGAACATATCCCCTTAAACAACTTGGGCACAGAATCAGGAATAGACACTAGTGAATTAATGCAAGATCACACTATCCATCTCTTAGAAATAACAAGAGCTTGA
- the LOC126237531 gene encoding acyl-CoA-binding domain-containing protein 6-like yields MDDTDELVEKFTKAAKYAKEICGEFDSNELLELYGYYKQATEGPCQTSKPSWFDLTAKHKWESWRRLKDMDRETAMIKYVKIISEVDPVWEERFTERPAGSGAGWVAVSCMTNTDEYLPDTEKTVFDWVKEGNVQKVIDASRSFSSLEMINKQDEGGMALLHWAADRGNMEMVDCLVEKLKADVNLKDADGQTALHYAAACGHVNVTKFLVQHGGDPNIADLDGTLPKDIAADSEILKALTIAN; encoded by the coding sequence ATGGATGATACTGATGAGCTTGTAGAAAAATTTACAAAAGCAGCAAAGTATGCTAAAGAGATTTGTGGGGAATTTGACAGTAATGAACTTCTGGAACTGTATGGTTACTATAAACAAGCTACAGAAGGACCTTGCCAAACATCAAAGCCCAGTTGGTTTGACTTAACAGCTAAACATAAATGGGAATCATGGAGACGCCTAAAGGATATGGATCGTGAGACTGCTAtgataaaatatgttaaaataataTCTGAAGTGGATCCTGTTTGGGAGGAACGATTTACAGAAAGACCTGCTGGCAGTGGTGCAGGATGGGTGGCAGTAAGCTGCATGACAAATACTGATGAGTACTTACCAGACACAGAGAAAACAGTCTTTGACTGGGTGAAAGAAGGTAATGTTCAGAAGGTTATTGATGCCTCTAGGAGCTTCAGTTCACTTGAAATGATTAATAAACAAGATGAAGGTGGGATGGCATTACTTCATTGGGCTGCTGACAGAGGAAATATGGAAATGGTAGACTGTCTAGTTGAGAAACTGAAAGCTGATGTGAATTTAAAAGATGCTGATGGCCAAACTGCTTTGCATTATGCTGCAGCCTGTGGACATGTTAATGTTACTAAATTTTTAGTTCAACATGGTGGAGATCCCAATATTGCTGATCTTGATGGGACACTCCCAAAAGATATCGCTGCTGACAGTGAAATATTGAAGGCTCTGACAATAGCAAACTGA